The Triticum urartu cultivar G1812 chromosome 5, Tu2.1, whole genome shotgun sequence genome contains the following window.
TCTAAACCCCAAATTCAGGAGCACCATTTTCCAcaattttcttttattttggctatCTATGTCAAGAAATCATTGTACACAGATGAATTTGCATAACAGTGAGAATAGTCGGCTCAAATTTCACATCTACGTCAAAAATCCAAGAGCAAAATACAACACAAAGGGGTGAAACAACTGCTGGACATGTGTAGAAGCAAAATTCTAGAATGAGAAAGTAAATCATATCAGTAAATGTGGTCTGCCACACAGCATAAAGAAACTCAGTTGATTAAGTAGCTATATATGCGCATGTTAAAAAATTCTAGGCTGCAAAACCAGAAAAAAAAAACAGGAAAGACCAAGACACACGCTATGATCCATTACATGAGAAGTAATCTGATCTTTTTGACATTTTATTTATCCTACATCTTTGTGAGACCCGCGGACTCAGCGCAGAATGTAAAGAAAAATCCTACATTTACTTTCTCAAACAGAACTGCATTTTTCTAGTTGTCAAAATACGGTGAGCAGCAATTTTTTGTAAACATAATGCCCTCTTGAAATTAATTGAGACCCGTCCATCACTTATTTGTGAACTACTTTTTTTCTGGTCACCTATGTACTGAACTACTAAACACTCCTTACGAATTTACTCTGCTTTTGTCAAGTACAAGCAGAATCCATCTATGTAGGAGTGCATGATTTGTTGATTGTCAGTGAAATACAGTCTACCGTCTGCAACAGCTATATTTGCTACAGTAAACTGACGATTTGACAAACATATGAGACCCATCAGATGCTTccaaagtacctgaaccaaagtAGGTCTAGGCGACGGCTGATGGTCTTCCGGAAAAGTCGGCAGAGGCGATGGCAGATTGTCTTGCGGCGAAGTCGGCGGAGACGATGGCGGTGAGGTCAAACGAGACGACGCCTGCAAAGTCGACAATTACAGTATAAGACAATCATAAATTCGGCAAGGAGGAAGATCAGGGAGTATTAATGCAAATTTTGCTACTATATACTTGAATTACATGGAGATCAATCATTCCAAAACCAAGTTTCCTGAAATACAGACCATTGTCTGGGCTCCAGATTAACTAACTGACTGAATTTACTTGAGCACACTTGCTGCCGCTGCTCTAAAAAGGCCCCTAGTCAACATATTAACATCATGGGCAATGTTTCTGAATGGCTCAAAATATTCACTGTCAAATTTTGCAGTATACTGTCAACTGAAAATAACTGCCTGAAGCTGACACTCTTTTTCAGTTTTGACGGCAAAATAACAGGAACAAAGGTCCCAGTCTGAATATATCACTGAATTCGTTCATTCAGATGCCCAGCCCCATATCATGaataactaaaaagaaaagaaaaagctACTACATAGCATAGTCAGAGGCAGGGGACAGAAACAACATCTAAAACAGGGAATTGCATCCAATCAATATCAAGGGGATATATACCTCTGTTGTAGCCGCCGGCAGTGACATTGGATGGTTGGACGGACGTTCTTGTTCCTCCGGCGAACTCTGCGCTTCTTCCTCCGGCGAACTCGGCGGCGACATGGATGTTTCGAGGAAGATTGCAATTTCGACGGGATTTGATTTTATTTGATGGAGCTTCTGGTCCGAGGACCCTTCCTTCTTATAGTAGGCAACTCAAATCCGGCTCGGGAAATCCATTGATTGGTGTTGGAGAAGAACACGTATTTGCTGTTGGAGAAGAACACGGAGTCCAATCACGACACGGGAGCAGCAACTCTGCCGCCGCTGGCAGCTTGCGACGCCCTGGGCACCAACTTGTAGCAGGTGGTGGAGGTTGAGGGAGGCGGCGACCGCACGCAGGAGGCGGAGCTCGCCGTGGGGGCAGGCGAGAACGCGCAGCTGCACTGGGATGAGGACGGGAGGGGCTTGGCAGTCCAGCGCGAAGCAGAGGGGGCGAGCGGTCGAGGCAGAGGCGTCGTCCTCTGCCCGAACTGCTGCTGCTCGATGCAGAGAGCTGCGGGCGGCGTCTGGAGTTGCAGGGGAGCGCGCACAGGAGGGATGGATGGGTTCATGGCGGAGGCGTCGGGGCTCCATGGAGGGCAGTGGCAGCTGCTTACTGAAGAAAGGAAGGAGAGAGAAATTCAGAGAGGGAACATGGGAAGGAAGCAGAGAGAGACTGCAGGATAGGGGCTTCCTGCCGGCGTCATGGAGGAACTCCGGTGAGGCTCGACGTGCTGCGGGTTGGACGGGAGGACAGCAGCCGCGCCGCCGTCGCACCAAGGCTAGGTTCGCGCGCTGCGTCGAGCTCCGCCTCCACCCAGTGTGCAGCCGCTCGCGGGCGCACGCGAAACCACAACGGCCATGGCTGATGGCCTTCAGGGCGTCGCCGCGGAGCTTCTCCTGTCGCCGCTCGCCACCGCTCGTCGGAGCCCCAAGCACCGCCGCCGTGGAGTGTCCTCCTCCCCTGCGACGCTCGATCCAGTGACCCCGGAGCTCTCCTCGCCGCTGGCCCCGCGGCACTGGTCGCCGTCGCGGCTGTCTTCCTCCTCCCTGGCCCCGCCTCCCGCCTCCCGTGTACGCGCGCTCCTCCCACTCTCTCCCCCCTCGCATCAGCATCTGTCGCCCCCTTCGCCTTTTTTTTATGTAATGTCGCCCCCTTCGCCTTATCCATCCTTGTGCGGCGCGGGTGGAAAATAAGACGGCGTGGACGAATCGTTTTTCACTTATCCATGGACTGCGGGTCAAATACTTAAAAGTACAGGGACCTTTATGCAAAAAAGCCATGACGGTGAGCGGTCTCAATCCGTACTTTATTACTCCCTGCGTTTCTTTTTAGTCCGCATATAAGGATTGGTCAATGTCAAACTTTATAAaatttgactaactttatattaaaaaatataaacattcacaatctgaaattaatattatcagatgcaccataaaatgtattttcatactatatagttttagtattgtagatgttcatatttttttaatataaatttggtcaaattttatgtagtttgactttgatcaaattttatatgcgaagtaaaaaaaacggagggagtattaggGAGAGACTAGAAAATATTCTTGCTTGCCTTATACTCTAAGTTGATCGTGTACTCTATATATACGCCCACAAGGCTAAGTAATACAACAACAACAATTCCGCCAATCTATCTCTATCCCTTATAACATCCCCGGCACCGTTAAAACGAACCCCGCGCCCCCAAatcctaaccctagcacatccaTTCCCCTCGTTGACCTCTCCTCCTTCCAGATTCGTCCGCGCCCGAGGGTAACCGCCAAGGTCATCACTACGATTCGCCACCTCCCGAGCTCTCCTGGCTTCCCCGGCCCATCCCGTGCTCTCCACCGGCCGCCAGGCCTCCTCATAGTGAGCCCCATCCGTTCCACCCCGTTCCTCCTTTCCCCGTCGCCGTAGTCGTAGTGCACGACCGCCACCCGAGCTCAAGCTCACCGCGGCCAGCCCGCGCCTTGGGCTCTTCGGCCCTATCCCGGTGCGCCCGTGCCTCTCCCGCTGTCGTCCTCGCCCTCGTGACCCGCGTCCGCGTGCGCCTAGCCGGGCAGCCCCGCGCTCGACGCGTCCACCCGCTGCACGCCACCTCCCcgcgctgctgcttgctgctTCTCCTGCGCTGCTGCCCGTTGTTGCTTCTGCTGCCGCTGCAGTCCGCCGCTCGCCCCGCCACTGTTGGTCGTCCCCGCCTCCGCATCCCGTGCTGGCCCCAGGCCCCGCCCGCTGTCGCCCGCTGAGCGCTGACGCGTCGCCCCCCTCCCGCTCGCCGTGCGCCGCGTCAGATAGTCACTGTCGCTTCGCTTGCCGTTGCCTGCTGCCATTGCCGTCCCGGCCGCGCCCGCCTTCGCCTCCCACGCGTGCCCGCCGGAGCCCCCCCGCCTCCACCTGTCGTTGCCCGCGCCTGGTGCTGGCGCTCGTTGCCGCCCGCTACGCCTGTCGCAGCCGTTGCGTGTGTGCGGGCCTAGCTAGCCAGAGTGGCCGGCTAGTGCCACTGCCACCTGGGCCCTACAAAGATTGGATTAGACGCTAATCTAATTTCAGCCCACTAACCCAACACCTAACACACTGACTAATGGGCCCCCACTGCTAACCAAGAAAAGTTCAATCTTTTTGTTACGAAGATGACCcatatgacaggtgggccccctCCACTATTCCAGTGGATAAGGTTGTCCAGTCAGCGTTGACTCAGCCCACTGGACCCACCTACCAATCTAAGTGGCTAGCCCACTACTGTGTAATAAAAGTTTTTTTGACAAAATTTGAATTAATAATTAATTTCAGAATATTGTTTAAACTTAGAAACTTAATAGAAAATAAActgtaactcggattaaaataatttatatatgaaagttccTTAGAAAAATATTATGAATCTGTTTATTCTATCCACATACGTGCCACAACACTCTAACGTAGCGAGCATTGACATTTTGCCCCTGGAGCAATATATCAAAAACACCTGGAGCTGGGAAAACATTTTTGGATGTTTTCCTCTTCTTTTAAAATGCCTAGGGATGTATTAGAGCATATCATCATCACATACTGCCATGACATGCATTGTGCTGCATTTCATTGCTCCATTATTTATCTGTTTTCCCCCTCTTCCCTATTCTTTCGGTAGACCACGAGATACCGACGACACCTAGTACGACTACGACGTCGATGAACCATCCTtctcagcagagcttccaggcaaggaAAACCCCTTGATCATCCAGATATCGCCCATTATTTCTCTATTATTCTCGCATTAGGTTTTGCTACTGTTGTTGTTCCGATAGCTCCTATTatgttgcatagcctgtccttaTTGCTACTGTCGATACTTTTACCTGATATCCTATATGCTTAGTATAGGTATGGTAGTATTCCACCAGtagccctacattcttgtccgtatGCCaggctatactatcgggtcgtgaccTGTCGGGCGATGATCACGGATATACTATATTACATTATACATGATACATGAAAtgattaaagtcgggtcggctcatagagtaaccgcgagtgattcacgaactgggggctgaaaggacattTTCCGACGCCCCCTGAGTGattctttgtggcggagcgacaaggcaggttgagactacctaggagagaggtgggcctggtccCTGGTCGGTGTCCGCGGTTACTTCTTAATAACATGCTTCGAATTTAAAATGTTAAAAATGATTATGAGATAGGAAACTGATATGCATATAAATACAAAAAGTAGACACGGATAAAATATCAAATGTCTATCAGAAAGCAAAATATATCTTGCATTACTATAAAAATCTCTCTTGAAGATAAAATAGCGTCTGGTGCCTCCTCCGGCGGTGGGTGTTGCTCCCCTTCCTGCTGTGATGGCGGTTCCAGCCTGCGACTCGACTTCCTCTTCTATGAAGCCTACTCGGGCGGCTTGTACTTTCTCGGACTAAGGCCAGGAAGAAATCATTACTTAGCTTGCCGATGCATGTAGCGGCGACACCCGTGGATGCTCTCCCCTTGTTGGAGGTTCTGTCATGGCCTTCATATGTGCCCCTCTTCGAGAATCAAGGGAACCCTAGCTCCAATTATTCGGACTGGACGGCGACAGCGTCTCAGTGTCGTTCCCCTTTGCGAAGTTGTTGTTTTGTTCGCTCGCGGAGACCCTGGTTGTGGAGTTGGAGATGTTGGTCATCTTACTTTGGTCTTGTTGACACCAGGTTTCGGCATTGTCAAAAACATAATTAAGAAGGCCTCAAATAGAAAAGTGCTCAAAGTGAAAAAGTTTCGTATCATCGAAATGAgaaactttgatatttgggtCATAGCCATCCAATCTCATCTCTAAGACCGAAGTTGTGTTCGAAGTACTGAGATTTTGTATCCAGAACACTTTTCGGCTTATTACGCCCCAAGACGCCCCATATGGAAAACTGATCTACACGAATTGTCTTCATCTCGTCAAAatgatcgattttgatataaataTTGTCCCATTCTGAGGTAGTCAAAAGTTAGAGCCCGCACAACGTGACCCTCCAGTGGGCAAAATATGACGCCCGGAACCAGACACACATGTAGGTATGTCTGTTGAGCTGCGTGAATAAGTAGCTGTTTTTGCGTGAGCGATTTGGCCCTGAAGATGTCCTCAAACTAAAAAACGTCCAACacgaaagttgttcgtctcgttgAAACGAGTAAATATGCTTTTGGGCGCATTTTCATTAGAGGTCGTTTACAGCCACAAAATTGGCCCGCAAGGTGCAGCCGGTTGTAAACCGAagagttttggaaagttcggattCCGAGTTGGACCCaaactagggttttggacgtgaattaCAACTTTTCCTTGCACGgaaagtccagccgcctcttatataca
Protein-coding sequences here:
- the LOC125506907 gene encoding uncharacterized protein LOC125506907: MLMRGGREWEERAYTGGGRRGQGGGRQPRRRPVPRGQRRGELRGHWIERRRGGGHSTAAVLGAPTSGGERRQEKLRGDALKAISHGRCGFACARERLHTGWRRSSTQRANLALVRRRRGCCPPVQPAARRASPEFLHDAGRKPLSCSLSLLPSHVPSLNFSLLPFFSKQLPLPSMEPRRLRHEPIHPSCARSPATPDAARSSLHRAAAVRAEDDASASTARPLCFALDCQAPPVLIPVQLRVLACPHGELRLLRAVAASLNLHHLLQVGAQGVASCQRRQSCCSRVVIGLRVLLQQQIRVLLQHQSMDFPSRI